A single region of the Ascaphus truei isolate aAscTru1 chromosome 6, aAscTru1.hap1, whole genome shotgun sequence genome encodes:
- the LOC142496827 gene encoding uncharacterized protein LOC142496827 isoform X1, protein MSRSPAMPRIYIGRLSHRARERDVESFFKGFGKIVEVDLKNGYGFVEFADLRDADDAVYEMNGRDLCGERVIVEHARAPRRDSRSEYSTGGYGYRRSSSDKFGPPIRTMYRLRVLNLSTRCSWQDLKDFMRQAGEVTFADAHQRRQSEGVIEFRSQSDMKRALEKLDGSVVNGRKIRLVEDRAGSWLKRSSSRSRSRSRSRQSRSSRSRSRSHSRSRSRSRRSGRSRSPSRGRKSQSRSKERTKGRNGSVGRGGSRSRSRSRGKRARDSRSRSKERKARASRSRSKERAEGASRSRSKERAEGASRSRSKDKAEGASRSRSRSNERAEGASRSRSKERAEGASRSRSKERAEGASRSRSKERAEGASRSRSKERAEGASRSRSCSKERAEGASRSRSKERAGGASRSRSKERAEGASRSRSHSKERAEGASRSRSKEGASRSHSKGRATRSCSIEGKDRVTRSCSIEGKERVTRSCSIEGKDRVTRSCSIEGKERVTRSCSIEGKERVTRSQSIEGKERVSRSQSKERASRSLSKEGEESRSCSKERGSRSRSRERKEKASRSRSRERKEKASRSRSRERKEKASRSRSRERKSRASRSRSKGRRARDSRSRSKGRRARDSRSRSKGRRARDSRSRSKGRRARDSRSRSRGRRARDSRSRSRGRRARDSRSRSKGRRARDSRSRSKGRRARNSRSRSKGRRARDSRSRSKGRRARDSRSRSKGRRARDSRSRRETHSRRKGKSRSRSKDRRGKSSRSKERRDRHSRSRSKERSRSGRGGRSSRERETSQSKQREETSKKRSRERSCSSGGNEDRTKRIKGEEIVAFTTESDQEQENDETEGSIQQALGDTASADTASQSLADSKEEEKLAPADSSPSKSGSPSKSDSPSKSGSPSKSGSPSKTGSPSKTGSPSKTGSPSKTGSPSKTGSPFKSGSPSKSGSPSKSGSPSKSGSPSKTGSPSKSGSPSKSGSPSKTGSPSKSGSPSEP, encoded by the exons ATGTCGCGCTCCCCCGCTATGCCGCGGATCTACATCGGCCGCCTGAGCCACCGCGCCCGGGAGCGGGACGTGGAGAGCTTCTTTAAGGGCTTCGGCAAGATCGTGGAGGTGGATCTGAAGAACGG CTATGGCTTTGTGGAGTTCGCGGACCTTCGCGATGCAGATGACGCAGTGTACGAGATGAATGGAAGGGACCTGTGTGGCGAGCGTGTCATCGTGGAGCATGCCCGGGCCCCGCGGAGAGACTCACGCAGTGAGTATTCAACAG GTGGTTATGGGTACCGCAGGAGCAGTAGTGATAAGTTCGGACCCCCGATCCGTACCATGTACCGACTGAGAGTGTTGAATCTGTCCACCCGGTGTAGCTGGCAGGACCTGAAG GATTTTATGCGCCAGGCCGGGGAAGTCACCTTTGCTGACGCTCACCAGCGGCGTCAGAGCGAGGGCGTCATAGAGTTCCGCTCACAGTCCGACATGAAGCGGGCACTAGAGAAGCTGGACGGTTCAGTGGTCAACGGTCGTAAGATCCGACTGGTTGAAGACAGAGCCGGGTCCTGGCTCAAgcgctcctcctcccgcagccgcTCCAG ATCCCGCTCTCGGCAGAGCAGAAGCAGCCGATCTAGATCCAG ATCCCATTCTCGATCCCGTAGCCGAAGCAGGAGGAGTGGAAGAAGCCGCTCCCCGAGCAGGGGAAGAAAAAGCCAGAGCCGTAGCAAGGAGAGGACGAAAGGCAGGAATGGGAGCGTAGGCAGAGGTGGCAGTAGGAGccggagcaggagcagggggaagagggcgagagacagcAGGAGCCGAAGCAAAGAGAGAAAGGCGAGAGCTAGTCGGAGCCGCAGCAAGGAGAGAGCGGAGGGAGCTAGTCGGAGCCGCAGCAAGGAGAGAGCGGAGGGAGCTAGTCGGAGCCGCAGCAAGGATAAAGCGGAGGGAGCTAGTCGAAGTCGGAGCCGCAGCAATGAGAGAGCGGAGGGAGCAAGTCGGAGCCGCAGCAAAGAGAGAGCGGAGGGAGCTAGTCGGAGCCGCAGCAAAGAGAGAGCGGAGGGAGCTAGTCGGAGCCGCAgcaaagagagagcagagggagctAGTCGGAGCCGCAGCAAAGAGAGAGCGGAGGGGGCTAGTCGAAGTCGGAGCTGCAGCAAAGAGAGAGCGGAGGGAGCAAGTCGGAGCCGCAGcaaagagagagcggggggagctaGTCGGAGCCGCAGCAAAGAGAGAGCGGAGGGAGCTAGTCGGAGTCGGAGCCACAGCAAAGAGAGAGCGGAGGGAGCTAGTCGGAGCCGCAGCAAAGAGGGAGCTAGTAGGAGCCACAGCAAAGGGAGAGCTACTAGGAGCTGCAGCATAGAGGGAAAGGATAGAGTTACTCGTAGCTGCAGcatagagggaaaggagagagttaCTCGTAGCTGCAGCATAGAGGGAAAGGATAGAGTTACCCGTAGCTGCAGCATAGAGGGAAAAGAGAGAGTTACTCGGAGCTGCAGcatagagggaaaggagagagttaCTCGGAGCCAAAGcatagagggaaaggagagagttaGTCGGAGCCAAAGCAAGGAGAGAGCTAGTCGGAGCCTCAGcaaagagggagaggagagccGGAGCTGCAGCAAGGAGAGAGGTAGTCGGAGccgcagcagagagagaaaggagaaggCTAGTCGGAGccgcagcagagagagaaaggagaaggCTAGTCGGAGccgcagcagagagagaaaggagaaggCTAGTCGGAGCCGCAGCAGAGAGAGGAAGTCAAGAGCGAGTCGGAGCCGCAGCAAGGGGAGAAGAGCTAGGGACAGTCGGAGCCGCAGCAAGGGGAGAAGAGCTAGAGACAGTCGGAGTCGCAGCAAGGGGAGAAGAGCTAGGGACAGTCGGAGCCGCAGCAAGGGGAGAAGAGCTAGGGACAGTCGGAGCCGAAGCAGGGGGAGAAGAGCTAGGGACAGTCGGAGCCGCAGCAGGGGGAGAAGAGCTAGGGATAGTCGGAGCCGCAGCAAAGGTAGAAGAGCTAGGGACAGTCGGAGCCGCAGCAAGGGAAGACGAGCTAGGAACAGTCGGAGCCGCAGCAAGGGTAGAAGAGCTAGGGATAGTCGGAGCCGCAGCAAGGGGAGAAGAGCTAGGGACAGCCGGAGCCGCAGCAAGGGGAGAAGAGCTAGGGACAGTCGGAGCCGCAGGGAGACACATAGCCGAAGGAAGGGGAAGAGCAGGAGCCGCAGCAAAGATAGGAGAGGGAAGTCCAGCAGGAGCAAAGAGAGGAGGGACAGGCACAGCCGTAGTCGCAGCAAGGAGAGAAgtaggagtgggagaggggggagatccAGTCGGGAGCGCGAGACGAGCCAGAGCAAACAGAGGGAGGAGACCAGCAAGAAGCGAAGCCGTgagagaagctgcagcagcgGGGGTAATGAAGACCGGACCAAGAGAATCAAGGGAGAAGAAATTGTTGCATTCACCACAGAGTCTGACCAGGAGCAAGAGAACGATGAGACAGAGGGCAGCATCCAGCAGGCACTGGGAGACACCGCTTCGGCAGACACCGCTTCCCAAAGCCTCGCCGACTCCAAGGAAGAAGAGAAGTTGGCTCCGGCAGATAGCTCCCCTTCTAAATCTGGCTCCCCTTCTAAATCTGACTCCCCTTCTAAATCTGGCTCCCCTTCTAAATCTGGCTCCCCCTCTAAAACTGGCTCCCCCTCTAAAACTGGCTCCCCCTCTAAAACTGGCTCCCCCTCTAAAACTGGCTCCCCCTCTAAAACTGGCTCCCCCTTTAAATCTGGCTCCCCCTCTAAATCTGGCTCCCCCTCTAAATCTGGCTCCCCCTCTAAATCTGGCTCCCCCTCTAAAACTGGCTCCCCCTCTAAATCTGGCTCCCCCTCTAAATCTGGCTCCCCCTCTAAAACTGGCTCCCCCTCTAAATCTGGCTCCCCCTCTGAGCCTTGA
- the LOC142496827 gene encoding uncharacterized protein LOC142496827 isoform X3 produces MSRSPAMPRIYIGRLSHRARERDVESFFKGFGKIVEVDLKNGYGFVEFADLRDADDAVYEMNGRDLCGERVIVEHARAPRRDSRSEYSTGGYGYRRSSSDKFGPPIRTMYRLRVLNLSTRCSWQDLKDFMRQAGEVTFADAHQRRQSEGVIEFRSQSDMKRALEKLDGSVVNGRKIRLVEDRAGSWLKRSSSRSRSRSHSRSRSRSRRSGRSRSPSRGRKSQSRSKERTKGRNGSVGRGGSRSRSRSRGKRARDSRSRSKERKARASRSRSKERAEGASRSRSKERAEGASRSRSKDKAEGASRSRSRSNERAEGASRSRSKERAEGASRSRSKERAEGASRSRSKERAEGASRSRSKERAEGASRSRSCSKERAEGASRSRSKERAGGASRSRSKERAEGASRSRSHSKERAEGASRSRSKEGASRSHSKGRATRSCSIEGKDRVTRSCSIEGKERVTRSCSIEGKDRVTRSCSIEGKERVTRSCSIEGKERVTRSQSIEGKERVSRSQSKERASRSLSKEGEESRSCSKERGSRSRSRERKEKASRSRSRERKEKASRSRSRERKEKASRSRSRERKSRASRSRSKGRRARDSRSRSKGRRARDSRSRSKGRRARDSRSRSKGRRARDSRSRSRGRRARDSRSRSRGRRARDSRSRSKGRRARDSRSRSKGRRARNSRSRSKGRRARDSRSRSKGRRARDSRSRSKGRRARDSRSRRETHSRRKGKSRSRSKDRRGKSSRSKERRDRHSRSRSKERSRSGRGGRSSRERETSQSKQREETSKKRSRERSCSSGGNEDRTKRIKGEEIVAFTTESDQEQENDETEGSIQQALGDTASADTASQSLADSKEEEKLAPADSSPSKSGSPSKSDSPSKSGSPSKSGSPSKTGSPSKTGSPSKTGSPSKTGSPSKTGSPFKSGSPSKSGSPSKSGSPSKSGSPSKTGSPSKSGSPSKSGSPSKTGSPSKSGSPSEP; encoded by the exons ATGTCGCGCTCCCCCGCTATGCCGCGGATCTACATCGGCCGCCTGAGCCACCGCGCCCGGGAGCGGGACGTGGAGAGCTTCTTTAAGGGCTTCGGCAAGATCGTGGAGGTGGATCTGAAGAACGG CTATGGCTTTGTGGAGTTCGCGGACCTTCGCGATGCAGATGACGCAGTGTACGAGATGAATGGAAGGGACCTGTGTGGCGAGCGTGTCATCGTGGAGCATGCCCGGGCCCCGCGGAGAGACTCACGCAGTGAGTATTCAACAG GTGGTTATGGGTACCGCAGGAGCAGTAGTGATAAGTTCGGACCCCCGATCCGTACCATGTACCGACTGAGAGTGTTGAATCTGTCCACCCGGTGTAGCTGGCAGGACCTGAAG GATTTTATGCGCCAGGCCGGGGAAGTCACCTTTGCTGACGCTCACCAGCGGCGTCAGAGCGAGGGCGTCATAGAGTTCCGCTCACAGTCCGACATGAAGCGGGCACTAGAGAAGCTGGACGGTTCAGTGGTCAACGGTCGTAAGATCCGACTGGTTGAAGACAGAGCCGGGTCCTGGCTCAAgcgctcctcctcccgcagccgcTCCAG ATCCCATTCTCGATCCCGTAGCCGAAGCAGGAGGAGTGGAAGAAGCCGCTCCCCGAGCAGGGGAAGAAAAAGCCAGAGCCGTAGCAAGGAGAGGACGAAAGGCAGGAATGGGAGCGTAGGCAGAGGTGGCAGTAGGAGccggagcaggagcagggggaagagggcgagagacagcAGGAGCCGAAGCAAAGAGAGAAAGGCGAGAGCTAGTCGGAGCCGCAGCAAGGAGAGAGCGGAGGGAGCTAGTCGGAGCCGCAGCAAGGAGAGAGCGGAGGGAGCTAGTCGGAGCCGCAGCAAGGATAAAGCGGAGGGAGCTAGTCGAAGTCGGAGCCGCAGCAATGAGAGAGCGGAGGGAGCAAGTCGGAGCCGCAGCAAAGAGAGAGCGGAGGGAGCTAGTCGGAGCCGCAGCAAAGAGAGAGCGGAGGGAGCTAGTCGGAGCCGCAgcaaagagagagcagagggagctAGTCGGAGCCGCAGCAAAGAGAGAGCGGAGGGGGCTAGTCGAAGTCGGAGCTGCAGCAAAGAGAGAGCGGAGGGAGCAAGTCGGAGCCGCAGcaaagagagagcggggggagctaGTCGGAGCCGCAGCAAAGAGAGAGCGGAGGGAGCTAGTCGGAGTCGGAGCCACAGCAAAGAGAGAGCGGAGGGAGCTAGTCGGAGCCGCAGCAAAGAGGGAGCTAGTAGGAGCCACAGCAAAGGGAGAGCTACTAGGAGCTGCAGCATAGAGGGAAAGGATAGAGTTACTCGTAGCTGCAGcatagagggaaaggagagagttaCTCGTAGCTGCAGCATAGAGGGAAAGGATAGAGTTACCCGTAGCTGCAGCATAGAGGGAAAAGAGAGAGTTACTCGGAGCTGCAGcatagagggaaaggagagagttaCTCGGAGCCAAAGcatagagggaaaggagagagttaGTCGGAGCCAAAGCAAGGAGAGAGCTAGTCGGAGCCTCAGcaaagagggagaggagagccGGAGCTGCAGCAAGGAGAGAGGTAGTCGGAGccgcagcagagagagaaaggagaaggCTAGTCGGAGccgcagcagagagagaaaggagaaggCTAGTCGGAGccgcagcagagagagaaaggagaaggCTAGTCGGAGCCGCAGCAGAGAGAGGAAGTCAAGAGCGAGTCGGAGCCGCAGCAAGGGGAGAAGAGCTAGGGACAGTCGGAGCCGCAGCAAGGGGAGAAGAGCTAGAGACAGTCGGAGTCGCAGCAAGGGGAGAAGAGCTAGGGACAGTCGGAGCCGCAGCAAGGGGAGAAGAGCTAGGGACAGTCGGAGCCGAAGCAGGGGGAGAAGAGCTAGGGACAGTCGGAGCCGCAGCAGGGGGAGAAGAGCTAGGGATAGTCGGAGCCGCAGCAAAGGTAGAAGAGCTAGGGACAGTCGGAGCCGCAGCAAGGGAAGACGAGCTAGGAACAGTCGGAGCCGCAGCAAGGGTAGAAGAGCTAGGGATAGTCGGAGCCGCAGCAAGGGGAGAAGAGCTAGGGACAGCCGGAGCCGCAGCAAGGGGAGAAGAGCTAGGGACAGTCGGAGCCGCAGGGAGACACATAGCCGAAGGAAGGGGAAGAGCAGGAGCCGCAGCAAAGATAGGAGAGGGAAGTCCAGCAGGAGCAAAGAGAGGAGGGACAGGCACAGCCGTAGTCGCAGCAAGGAGAGAAgtaggagtgggagaggggggagatccAGTCGGGAGCGCGAGACGAGCCAGAGCAAACAGAGGGAGGAGACCAGCAAGAAGCGAAGCCGTgagagaagctgcagcagcgGGGGTAATGAAGACCGGACCAAGAGAATCAAGGGAGAAGAAATTGTTGCATTCACCACAGAGTCTGACCAGGAGCAAGAGAACGATGAGACAGAGGGCAGCATCCAGCAGGCACTGGGAGACACCGCTTCGGCAGACACCGCTTCCCAAAGCCTCGCCGACTCCAAGGAAGAAGAGAAGTTGGCTCCGGCAGATAGCTCCCCTTCTAAATCTGGCTCCCCTTCTAAATCTGACTCCCCTTCTAAATCTGGCTCCCCTTCTAAATCTGGCTCCCCCTCTAAAACTGGCTCCCCCTCTAAAACTGGCTCCCCCTCTAAAACTGGCTCCCCCTCTAAAACTGGCTCCCCCTCTAAAACTGGCTCCCCCTTTAAATCTGGCTCCCCCTCTAAATCTGGCTCCCCCTCTAAATCTGGCTCCCCCTCTAAATCTGGCTCCCCCTCTAAAACTGGCTCCCCCTCTAAATCTGGCTCCCCCTCTAAATCTGGCTCCCCCTCTAAAACTGGCTCCCCCTCTAAATCTGGCTCCCCCTCTGAGCCTTGA
- the LOC142496827 gene encoding uncharacterized protein LOC142496827 isoform X2 codes for MSRSPAMPRIYIGRLSHRARERDVESFFKGFGKIVEVDLKNGYGFVEFADLRDADDAVYEMNGRDLCGERVIVEHARAPRRDSRSGYGYRRSSSDKFGPPIRTMYRLRVLNLSTRCSWQDLKDFMRQAGEVTFADAHQRRQSEGVIEFRSQSDMKRALEKLDGSVVNGRKIRLVEDRAGSWLKRSSSRSRSRSRSRQSRSSRSRSRSHSRSRSRSRRSGRSRSPSRGRKSQSRSKERTKGRNGSVGRGGSRSRSRSRGKRARDSRSRSKERKARASRSRSKERAEGASRSRSKERAEGASRSRSKDKAEGASRSRSRSNERAEGASRSRSKERAEGASRSRSKERAEGASRSRSKERAEGASRSRSKERAEGASRSRSCSKERAEGASRSRSKERAGGASRSRSKERAEGASRSRSHSKERAEGASRSRSKEGASRSHSKGRATRSCSIEGKDRVTRSCSIEGKERVTRSCSIEGKDRVTRSCSIEGKERVTRSCSIEGKERVTRSQSIEGKERVSRSQSKERASRSLSKEGEESRSCSKERGSRSRSRERKEKASRSRSRERKEKASRSRSRERKEKASRSRSRERKSRASRSRSKGRRARDSRSRSKGRRARDSRSRSKGRRARDSRSRSKGRRARDSRSRSRGRRARDSRSRSRGRRARDSRSRSKGRRARDSRSRSKGRRARNSRSRSKGRRARDSRSRSKGRRARDSRSRSKGRRARDSRSRRETHSRRKGKSRSRSKDRRGKSSRSKERRDRHSRSRSKERSRSGRGGRSSRERETSQSKQREETSKKRSRERSCSSGGNEDRTKRIKGEEIVAFTTESDQEQENDETEGSIQQALGDTASADTASQSLADSKEEEKLAPADSSPSKSGSPSKSDSPSKSGSPSKSGSPSKTGSPSKTGSPSKTGSPSKTGSPSKTGSPFKSGSPSKSGSPSKSGSPSKSGSPSKTGSPSKSGSPSKSGSPSKTGSPSKSGSPSEP; via the exons ATGTCGCGCTCCCCCGCTATGCCGCGGATCTACATCGGCCGCCTGAGCCACCGCGCCCGGGAGCGGGACGTGGAGAGCTTCTTTAAGGGCTTCGGCAAGATCGTGGAGGTGGATCTGAAGAACGG CTATGGCTTTGTGGAGTTCGCGGACCTTCGCGATGCAGATGACGCAGTGTACGAGATGAATGGAAGGGACCTGTGTGGCGAGCGTGTCATCGTGGAGCATGCCCGGGCCCCGCGGAGAGACTCACGCA GTGGTTATGGGTACCGCAGGAGCAGTAGTGATAAGTTCGGACCCCCGATCCGTACCATGTACCGACTGAGAGTGTTGAATCTGTCCACCCGGTGTAGCTGGCAGGACCTGAAG GATTTTATGCGCCAGGCCGGGGAAGTCACCTTTGCTGACGCTCACCAGCGGCGTCAGAGCGAGGGCGTCATAGAGTTCCGCTCACAGTCCGACATGAAGCGGGCACTAGAGAAGCTGGACGGTTCAGTGGTCAACGGTCGTAAGATCCGACTGGTTGAAGACAGAGCCGGGTCCTGGCTCAAgcgctcctcctcccgcagccgcTCCAG ATCCCGCTCTCGGCAGAGCAGAAGCAGCCGATCTAGATCCAG ATCCCATTCTCGATCCCGTAGCCGAAGCAGGAGGAGTGGAAGAAGCCGCTCCCCGAGCAGGGGAAGAAAAAGCCAGAGCCGTAGCAAGGAGAGGACGAAAGGCAGGAATGGGAGCGTAGGCAGAGGTGGCAGTAGGAGccggagcaggagcagggggaagagggcgagagacagcAGGAGCCGAAGCAAAGAGAGAAAGGCGAGAGCTAGTCGGAGCCGCAGCAAGGAGAGAGCGGAGGGAGCTAGTCGGAGCCGCAGCAAGGAGAGAGCGGAGGGAGCTAGTCGGAGCCGCAGCAAGGATAAAGCGGAGGGAGCTAGTCGAAGTCGGAGCCGCAGCAATGAGAGAGCGGAGGGAGCAAGTCGGAGCCGCAGCAAAGAGAGAGCGGAGGGAGCTAGTCGGAGCCGCAGCAAAGAGAGAGCGGAGGGAGCTAGTCGGAGCCGCAgcaaagagagagcagagggagctAGTCGGAGCCGCAGCAAAGAGAGAGCGGAGGGGGCTAGTCGAAGTCGGAGCTGCAGCAAAGAGAGAGCGGAGGGAGCAAGTCGGAGCCGCAGcaaagagagagcggggggagctaGTCGGAGCCGCAGCAAAGAGAGAGCGGAGGGAGCTAGTCGGAGTCGGAGCCACAGCAAAGAGAGAGCGGAGGGAGCTAGTCGGAGCCGCAGCAAAGAGGGAGCTAGTAGGAGCCACAGCAAAGGGAGAGCTACTAGGAGCTGCAGCATAGAGGGAAAGGATAGAGTTACTCGTAGCTGCAGcatagagggaaaggagagagttaCTCGTAGCTGCAGCATAGAGGGAAAGGATAGAGTTACCCGTAGCTGCAGCATAGAGGGAAAAGAGAGAGTTACTCGGAGCTGCAGcatagagggaaaggagagagttaCTCGGAGCCAAAGcatagagggaaaggagagagttaGTCGGAGCCAAAGCAAGGAGAGAGCTAGTCGGAGCCTCAGcaaagagggagaggagagccGGAGCTGCAGCAAGGAGAGAGGTAGTCGGAGccgcagcagagagagaaaggagaaggCTAGTCGGAGccgcagcagagagagaaaggagaaggCTAGTCGGAGccgcagcagagagagaaaggagaaggCTAGTCGGAGCCGCAGCAGAGAGAGGAAGTCAAGAGCGAGTCGGAGCCGCAGCAAGGGGAGAAGAGCTAGGGACAGTCGGAGCCGCAGCAAGGGGAGAAGAGCTAGAGACAGTCGGAGTCGCAGCAAGGGGAGAAGAGCTAGGGACAGTCGGAGCCGCAGCAAGGGGAGAAGAGCTAGGGACAGTCGGAGCCGAAGCAGGGGGAGAAGAGCTAGGGACAGTCGGAGCCGCAGCAGGGGGAGAAGAGCTAGGGATAGTCGGAGCCGCAGCAAAGGTAGAAGAGCTAGGGACAGTCGGAGCCGCAGCAAGGGAAGACGAGCTAGGAACAGTCGGAGCCGCAGCAAGGGTAGAAGAGCTAGGGATAGTCGGAGCCGCAGCAAGGGGAGAAGAGCTAGGGACAGCCGGAGCCGCAGCAAGGGGAGAAGAGCTAGGGACAGTCGGAGCCGCAGGGAGACACATAGCCGAAGGAAGGGGAAGAGCAGGAGCCGCAGCAAAGATAGGAGAGGGAAGTCCAGCAGGAGCAAAGAGAGGAGGGACAGGCACAGCCGTAGTCGCAGCAAGGAGAGAAgtaggagtgggagaggggggagatccAGTCGGGAGCGCGAGACGAGCCAGAGCAAACAGAGGGAGGAGACCAGCAAGAAGCGAAGCCGTgagagaagctgcagcagcgGGGGTAATGAAGACCGGACCAAGAGAATCAAGGGAGAAGAAATTGTTGCATTCACCACAGAGTCTGACCAGGAGCAAGAGAACGATGAGACAGAGGGCAGCATCCAGCAGGCACTGGGAGACACCGCTTCGGCAGACACCGCTTCCCAAAGCCTCGCCGACTCCAAGGAAGAAGAGAAGTTGGCTCCGGCAGATAGCTCCCCTTCTAAATCTGGCTCCCCTTCTAAATCTGACTCCCCTTCTAAATCTGGCTCCCCTTCTAAATCTGGCTCCCCCTCTAAAACTGGCTCCCCCTCTAAAACTGGCTCCCCCTCTAAAACTGGCTCCCCCTCTAAAACTGGCTCCCCCTCTAAAACTGGCTCCCCCTTTAAATCTGGCTCCCCCTCTAAATCTGGCTCCCCCTCTAAATCTGGCTCCCCCTCTAAATCTGGCTCCCCCTCTAAAACTGGCTCCCCCTCTAAATCTGGCTCCCCCTCTAAATCTGGCTCCCCCTCTAAAACTGGCTCCCCCTCTAAATCTGGCTCCCCCTCTGAGCCTTGA